In the Hordeum vulgare subsp. vulgare chromosome 7H, MorexV3_pseudomolecules_assembly, whole genome shotgun sequence genome, one interval contains:
- the LOC123410290 gene encoding pentatricopeptide repeat-containing protein At5g39350-like: MPVATYQYQALKEALAASISTAGDVRRPHALAVVSGLAVNGYVVSLLVSRYFRLGAANAARRAFDAVPLPRAESSPVSAPPKPLLYNSMIRGYLALGLPRLAVGVFREMACPPDRHTYQLAMTACARAAEFELGRRVGSEACSRGFSADLLVGTALVVTYSEAGDMAAALRVFDGMPHRDDVVWNALIAGYARASCMGEALGLFARMRMVDGVSPTEATLVSLVSGFAIYASRKVCYMMHAVVVRSGFHLNVCVCNALLELYLYSGCLREAVMLFRQMEGKDPITWSTMIGGLVRNGRPNSALNVFHWMLSNSSVSATRSILLNVIAACAELGEWKQGRWIEQSYVLASSSEFNRDPSLVTSLIYMYAKCGQLDSSIALLHGVAAMRDDIVAWNAIIKGCGVLGQVGKAIGFAVEMQRVGVDPDAVTFLEILPMISLIPSLKKGMEAHGQIVKRGFQNERTIANSLITMYGRCGDLRHSFDTFTGILDKDVISWTSMVQVYAWNGHAAEVVELFELMKKTEVKPNRYTFLAVLSACKNTGLVEEGMYLLKFMEEQYGLEPDVEHISCVVDMLCRTGRLTDAYDLVKGTNSERVDNHILWGILLSASRSSGDLVIGEEAARHLLSLDPENRANYKMLADIYVSLGRRDSANNILRLSLSRGLDSKPGCSWTEGG, from the coding sequence ATGCCCGTCGCGACTTACCAGTACCAAGCGCTCAAAGAGGCCCTCGCCGCTTCCATCTCCACCGCCGGCGACGTGCGCCGCCCCCACGCCCTCGCCGTAGTGTCCGGTCTCGCCGTCAACGGCTACGTCGTCTCCCTCCTCGTATCCCGCTACTTCCGCCTCGGCGCCGCCAATGCCGCGCGCAGGGCGTTCGACGCTGTTCCCCTTCCCCGGGCAGAATCGTCCCCCGTTTCGGCGCCGCCTAAGCCCCTCCTCTACAACTCCATGATCCGAGGGTACCTCGCTCTCGGCCTCCCCCGCCTGGCGGTCGGTGTCTTCCGCGAGATGGCGTGCCCGCCCGACCGCCACACGTACCAACTCGCCATGACGGCGTGCGCTCGCGCGGCGGAGTTTGAGCTCGGCCGGCGTGTCGGGAGCGAAGCGTGCTCCAGAGGGTTTTCGGCCGACCTCCTGGTTGGGACGGCGCTGGTCGTCACGTATTCTGAAGCAGGTGACATGGCGGCCGCTCTCAGGGTGTTTGATGGAATGCCGCACCGCGATGATGTGGTGTGGAATGCCCTCATTGCTGGCTATGCCCGTGCGAGTTGTATGGGAGAGGCTCTCGGGTTGTTTGCAAGGATGAGGATGGTGGATGGAGTGTCTCCGACTGAGGCGACTCTGGTGAGCTTGGTTTCCGGGTTTGCAATCTATGCTTCTCGGAAGGTCTGCTATATGATGCATGCTGTTGTAGTTAGGTCTGGTTTCCACCTTAACGTCTGTGTTTGCAACGCTCTCCTGGAGCTTTATCTTTACTCCGGCTGTTTGAGGGAGGCTGTGATGCTGTTTCGTCAGATGGAGGGGAAAGATCCCATCACTTGGAGCACGATGATTGGTGGGCTTGTTCGGAATGGACGACCGAATTCTGCTCTTAACGTTTTCCATTGGATGTTGTCAAATTCGAGTGTGTCGGCCACTAGGTCCATCTTGCTTAATGTCATTGCGGCCTGCGCTGAGCTGGGGGAGTGGAAACAAGGAAGATGGATTGAACAAAGCTATGTGCTGGCTAGTTCTAGTGAATTCAATAGAGATCCATCTTTGGTAACTTCACTGATATATATGTATGCAAAGTGTGGACAGTTAGATTCTTCAATCGCTCTTCTACATGGAGTCGCAGCAATGAGAGATGACATAGTTGCATGGAATGCCATTATCAAAGGCTGTGGAGTTCTTGGACAAGTGGGAAAGGCAATAGGATTTGCAGTGGAAATGCAGAGGGTAGGCGTTGATCCAGATGCTGTCACATTCTTGGAGATCCTACCTATGATTTCTTTGATTCCATCACTGAAGAAGGGGATGGAAGCACATGGTCAGATTGTTAAAAGAGGTTTCCAGAATGAAAGGACAATTGCTAATTCACTCATTACCATGTATGGTCGATGCGGGGATCTTAGACATTCATTTGACACCTTTACTGGGATTCTGGACAAGGATGTAATCTCTTGGACTTCTATGGTTCAGGTATATGCCTGGAATGGACATGCTGCTGAAGTTGTCGAGCTTTTTGAGCTGATGAAGAAAACAGAAGTGAAACCGAACCGCTACACCTTTCTTGCTGTGCTGTCTGCATGTAAGAACACAGGTCTTGTTGAAGAGGGAATGTACTTGCTCAAGTTCATGGAAGAGCAATATGGTCTTGAGCCTGATGTTGAGCATATTTCATGTGTTGTTGATATGCTCTGTCGTACTGGACGCTTGACTGATGCATATGACCTGGTAAAAGGTACTAATTCTGAACGTGTAGACAATCATATATTATGGGGGATATTGCTAAGTGCTTCCCGTTCATCTGGGGATTTGGTGATTGGGGAAGAAGCTGCCAGACATCTCTTGTCTCTGGATCCAGAAAATCGAGCCAACTATAAAATGCTTGCGGATATTTATGTCTCGCTTGGGAGAAGGGATAGTGCTAATAATATCCTTAGACTATCATTGTCAAGAGGGCTAGACTCGAAACCAGGCTGCAGCTGGACTGAAGGTGGCTGA